In Felis catus isolate Fca126 chromosome C2, F.catus_Fca126_mat1.0, whole genome shotgun sequence, a single window of DNA contains:
- the LOC101089133 gene encoding olfactory receptor 5H2-like, which yields MGTKNTTELKEFVLMGLTYQPEWQIPLFLVFLVIYLITIVANLGLISLICNEPQLHIPMYFFLGNLAFVDVWISSMVTPKMLVNFFAKGKMISLSECMIQFFSFVMSATTECFLLATMAYDRYVAICKPLLYPVIMTSRLSMQLLVSSFVGGLLHAIIHTGFLFRLTFCNSNIIHHFYCDIMPLFKISCTDPSINVLIVFIFSGSIQMFTILTVLVSYTSVLFTILKKKSLQDIRKAFSTCGTHLLSVSLYYGPLLFMYVRPVSAQADDQDMMDSLFYTVIIPVLNPIIYSLRNKKVIDSLRKMLKRKALISY from the coding sequence ATGGGAACTAAAAATACAACAGAGCTAAAAGAGTTTGTTCTCATGGGACTTACATATCAACCAGAGTGGCAAATTCCTTTGTTCCTGGTATTCCTAGTTATATATCTCATCACCATTGTGGCAAACCTTGGTCTGATTTCTCTCATATGCAATGAGCCTCAGCTTCACATccccatgtactttttccttgGGAATCTGGCATTTGTGGATGTTTGGATATCATCCATGGTGACCCCCAAGATGTTGGTCAACTTCTTTGCCAAGGGcaagatgatctctctctctgaatgcatgatacaatttttttcctttgtaatgagTGCCACCACAGAATGTTTTCTGCTGGCAACAATGGCATATGATCGAtatgtggccatctgcaagccttTACTTTATCCAGTAATTATGACCAGTAGACTATCCATGCAGCTATTAGTTTCATCATTTGTAGGTGGACTTCTTCATGCCATAATTCATACAGGCTTTTTATTCAGATTAACGTTCTGTAATTCTAACATAATACATCACTTTTACTGTGACATCatgccattatttaaaatttcttgtactGATCCTTCTATTAATGTTctgatagtatttattttttctggatcAATTCAGATGTTCACCATTCTGACTGTTCTTGTCTCTTACACATCAGTTCTCtttacaatcttaaaaaagaagtctCTACAAGACATAAGGaaagccttctccacctgtggaACCCATCTCTTATCTGTCTCTTTGTACTATGGTCCTCTTCTCTTCATGTATGTGCGCCCTGTATCTGCACAAGCAGATGATCAAGATATGATGGACTCTCTATTTTACACTGTCATAATTCCTGTGTTAAATCCAATTATCTATAGCTTGAGAAATAAGAAAGTCATAGATTCACtgagaaaaatgttaaagagGAAAGCTTTGATCTCATACTAA